One window from the genome of Streptomyces cadmiisoli encodes:
- a CDS encoding aminoglycoside phosphotransferase family protein — MSRCARAPRVAGVIEIPEALAASQAKCNGEAGRSFVAGLPRLAAAFLDRWELRLDGAAMHGWCALVLPVLRADGTPAVLKLQLLDEESEGEPVALRVWAGDGAVRLLDHDVATGTMLLERLDHGRTLSDLADIDEAVRVIAGLLADLTSLQAPPGMRRLGDIARAMLEQAPRELPRIPDPDDRRLVADCAAAVREVVDEPGDRLLHWDLHYENVLASDRAPWLAIDPKPLAGDPGFDLCPALDNRFDADNIVRRFDAMTEVLALDRARARAWTLGRVLQNCLWELADGRPLEATQLEIARRLRT; from the coding sequence ATGAGCCGGTGCGCGCGGGCCCCTAGGGTCGCCGGTGTGATCGAGATTCCGGAAGCGTTGGCGGCGTCGCAGGCGAAGTGCAACGGCGAGGCGGGCCGGAGTTTCGTCGCCGGGCTGCCCCGGCTCGCGGCCGCCTTCCTGGACCGGTGGGAGCTGCGCCTGGACGGCGCCGCCATGCACGGGTGGTGCGCCCTGGTGCTGCCGGTGCTGCGGGCCGACGGCACCCCGGCGGTGCTGAAGCTGCAACTGCTCGACGAGGAGAGCGAGGGCGAGCCGGTCGCGCTGCGGGTCTGGGCCGGTGACGGTGCGGTCCGCCTGCTCGACCACGACGTCGCGACCGGCACGATGCTCCTCGAACGCCTCGACCACGGCCGGACGCTGTCCGACCTCGCGGACATCGACGAGGCCGTCCGGGTCATCGCCGGTCTGCTCGCCGATCTGACCTCCCTCCAGGCGCCGCCGGGCATGCGGCGGCTCGGCGACATCGCGCGGGCCATGCTGGAACAGGCGCCGCGGGAGCTGCCGCGCATCCCGGACCCGGACGACCGCCGGCTGGTCGCCGACTGCGCGGCGGCGGTCCGGGAGGTCGTCGACGAACCGGGCGACCGGCTCCTGCACTGGGACCTCCACTACGAGAACGTCCTCGCCTCCGACCGCGCCCCCTGGCTGGCCATCGACCCCAAACCCCTCGCGGGCGACCCGGGCTTCGACCTGTGCCCGGCCCTCGACAACCGCTTCGACGCCGACAACATCGTGCGCCGTTTCGACGCGATGACCGAAGTTCTGGCGCTGGACCGGGCGCGGGCCCGCGCCTGGACGCTGGGCCGTGTGCTCCAGAACTGCCTGTGGGAGCTGGCGGACGGCCGCCCCCTGGAGGCCACCCAACTGGAGATCGCCCGCCGCCTGCGCACCTGA
- a CDS encoding NAD(P)/FAD-dependent oxidoreductase: MSSAPLSVVNGGVSFWYAREGLPAPREPLSGDASADVVIVGGGYTGLWTAYHLKKAAPSLRITVLEQKFCGYGASGRNGGWLYNGIAGRDRYAKLHGRDAAVRLQRAMNDTVDEVIRAAAEEDIDADIHKGGVLEVARTPAQSARLKAFHERELSYGEKDRELYGAREAAERIRVAGAVGASWTPHGARIHPVKLVTGLARAVAALGVTVHESTPVTEIRPQRAVTPYGTVRAPYVLRCTEGFTAALRSERRTWLPMNSSMIATEPLTEEQWASVGWEGRETLGDMAHAYMYAQRTADGRIALGGRGVPYRFGSRTDNDGRTRPATIGALREVLVRFFPALAGVRVEHAWSGVLGVPRDWCATVTLDRSTGLGWAGGYVGSGVATANLAARTLRDLVRLDSGQAGRTDLTELPWVGHRVRKWEPEPLRWLGVHALYATYRAADRREATSPDARSSRLARAADRVAGRH; the protein is encoded by the coding sequence ATGAGCAGCGCGCCACTCAGTGTCGTGAACGGCGGGGTCTCCTTCTGGTACGCCCGCGAAGGCCTGCCCGCCCCGAGGGAACCGCTGTCCGGTGACGCGTCGGCCGACGTGGTGATCGTCGGCGGCGGGTACACCGGGCTGTGGACGGCGTACCACCTGAAGAAGGCGGCCCCCTCCCTGCGGATCACCGTCCTGGAGCAGAAGTTCTGCGGCTACGGCGCGTCCGGCCGCAACGGCGGCTGGCTCTACAACGGCATCGCGGGCCGCGACCGGTACGCGAAACTGCACGGCCGCGACGCCGCCGTACGCCTCCAGCGGGCCATGAACGACACCGTCGACGAGGTGATCAGGGCCGCCGCCGAGGAAGACATCGACGCGGACATCCACAAGGGCGGCGTCCTGGAGGTCGCGCGCACACCCGCCCAGTCGGCCCGGCTGAAGGCCTTCCACGAGCGGGAGCTGTCCTACGGGGAGAAGGACCGCGAGCTGTACGGCGCCCGTGAGGCGGCCGAGCGGATCAGGGTGGCCGGCGCGGTGGGCGCGTCCTGGACGCCGCACGGCGCCCGCATCCATCCCGTGAAGCTGGTGACGGGCCTCGCGCGGGCGGTGGCCGCGCTCGGTGTGACCGTCCACGAGTCGACGCCGGTGACGGAGATCCGCCCTCAGCGGGCCGTCACCCCGTACGGCACCGTCCGGGCGCCCTACGTCCTGCGCTGCACCGAGGGCTTCACGGCGGCGCTGAGAAGCGAGCGGCGGACCTGGCTGCCGATGAACTCGTCGATGATCGCGACCGAGCCGCTGACCGAGGAGCAGTGGGCGTCGGTCGGCTGGGAGGGCCGCGAGACGCTCGGCGACATGGCGCACGCGTACATGTACGCGCAGCGCACCGCCGACGGCCGGATCGCACTGGGCGGCCGGGGCGTGCCGTACCGCTTCGGCTCGCGCACCGACAACGACGGCCGCACCCGGCCCGCCACGATCGGGGCGCTGCGCGAGGTGCTGGTGCGGTTCTTCCCGGCCCTGGCGGGCGTGCGGGTCGAGCACGCCTGGTCGGGGGTGCTCGGTGTGCCGCGGGACTGGTGCGCGACGGTGACCCTGGACCGGTCGACCGGGCTCGGCTGGGCCGGCGGATACGTCGGCTCGGGGGTGGCCACCGCCAACCTCGCCGCCCGCACCCTGCGTGACCTGGTCCGGCTGGACTCCGGGCAGGCGGGGCGGACGGACCTGACGGAGCTGCCCTGGGTCGGCCACCGGGTGCGCAAGTGGGAGCCGGAACCGCTGCGCTGGCTGGGTGTGCACGCGCTGTACGCCACCTACCGCGCCGCCGACCGCCGCGAGGCCACCTCTCCCGACGCCCGCTCGTCCCGGCTGGCGCGGGCGGCGGACCGGGTGGCGGGGCGGCACTGA
- a CDS encoding MFS transporter, translating into MSALGTGDATASVNPDPRRWWGLMVIALAQLMVVLDATIVNIALPSAQRDLGMSDGNRQWVITSYTLAFGGLLLLGGRVADLVGRRRTFVIGLAGFAAASAFGGAAVGAGTLFAARALQGVFAALLAPSALSLLTTTFTDPRERGRAFSIYGTLAASGSAIGFIVGGLLTEYLNWRWCLYVNVPIAIVTVVGAFVLLENRPGNAGARLDVLGVLLGCGGLVAIVDGLSEVESLGWSDPLVLGLFAGGAVLLTAFVWWQTRAPAPLLPLHIVKDRNRAGCFLTMMLAVTGMFGLYLFMTYYLQVVLGYSPVRTGLAFLPLTASILIGSTQIAARLLQHLPPRLLMAPGMVLAASGMLILTQITVHSEYVSDILPAQILMGLGMGLTLMPVFSTATAGVAPQDAGVASAAVNTSQQMGGSIGTALLNTVATTSSAAYVGSHLTDPVGRAEVTREAIVHGYAVAIWCAAAVTLMAALVAALLVTARAPKHKVTVPEPVPESVA; encoded by the coding sequence ATGAGTGCCCTCGGGACGGGCGATGCCACCGCTTCCGTGAACCCCGACCCCCGCCGCTGGTGGGGGCTGATGGTGATCGCCCTTGCGCAGCTGATGGTCGTCCTCGACGCCACCATCGTGAACATCGCGCTCCCGTCCGCACAGCGCGACCTCGGCATGTCCGACGGCAACCGCCAATGGGTCATCACCTCCTACACCCTGGCCTTCGGCGGTCTGCTGCTGCTCGGCGGCCGCGTCGCCGATCTGGTCGGCCGCAGACGCACCTTCGTCATCGGGCTGGCGGGCTTCGCCGCGGCCTCCGCGTTCGGCGGCGCGGCCGTCGGCGCGGGCACGCTGTTCGCCGCCCGCGCCCTCCAGGGCGTGTTCGCCGCGCTCCTCGCCCCGTCCGCGCTGAGCCTGCTCACCACCACGTTCACCGACCCCCGGGAGCGCGGCAGGGCGTTCAGCATCTACGGCACCCTGGCCGCGAGCGGCTCCGCGATCGGCTTCATCGTCGGCGGGCTGCTCACCGAGTACCTGAACTGGCGCTGGTGCCTGTACGTCAACGTCCCCATCGCGATCGTCACGGTCGTGGGCGCGTTCGTCCTGCTGGAGAACCGGCCCGGCAACGCGGGCGCCCGCCTCGACGTGCTCGGCGTGCTGCTGGGCTGCGGCGGCCTCGTCGCGATCGTCGACGGCCTGAGCGAGGTGGAGTCCCTCGGCTGGTCCGACCCGCTGGTGCTCGGCCTGTTCGCGGGCGGCGCGGTCCTGCTGACCGCGTTCGTGTGGTGGCAGACCAGGGCTCCCGCGCCGCTGCTCCCCCTGCACATCGTCAAGGACCGCAACCGAGCGGGCTGTTTCCTGACGATGATGCTGGCGGTCACCGGCATGTTCGGCCTGTACCTGTTCATGACGTACTACCTGCAGGTCGTCCTCGGCTACTCCCCCGTGCGCACGGGCCTGGCCTTCCTGCCGCTCACCGCGTCGATCCTGATCGGCTCCACCCAGATCGCGGCCCGCCTGCTCCAGCATCTGCCGCCGCGTCTGCTGATGGCGCCCGGCATGGTCCTGGCCGCCTCCGGCATGCTGATCCTCACGCAGATCACCGTGCACTCGGAGTACGTGTCCGACATCCTGCCGGCGCAGATCCTGATGGGCCTCGGCATGGGCCTGACCTTGATGCCGGTCTTCTCCACGGCGACGGCGGGCGTGGCACCCCAGGACGCGGGCGTCGCCTCGGCCGCCGTCAACACCTCGCAGCAGATGGGCGGTTCCATCGGCACCGCCCTGCTCAACACCGTCGCGACCACCAGCAGCGCCGCCTACGTCGGCAGCCACCTCACCGACCCGGTGGGACGGGCGGAGGTCACCCGTGAGGCCATCGTGCACGGCTACGCCGTCGCCATCTGGTGCGCCGCCGCCGTCACACTCATGGCCGCCCTGGTGGCGGCCCTGCTGGTCACGGCCAGGGCCCCGAAGCACAAGGTCACCGTGCCCGAGCCGGTGCCGGAGTCGGTCGCCTGA
- a CDS encoding zinc-binding dehydrogenase, which produces MRAIRLHTFGPAENLTLEETEDPAPAPGQVRIAVAASGVHLLDTAIRAGHPGPGPAPTLPTVPGREVAGVVDALGEGTDEAWLGKRVVAHLGFVPGGYAELAVTDADRLHEIPGGLDFAQAVAMIGTGRTTMGIVQFAEPGPDDVVVVPAAAGGIGTLLVQYAKNAGATVVGLAGGPEKTERVAANGADLAVDYRDPAWPEKVAAYRGEVTVVYDGVGGDIARTAVGLLAPGGSHIVFGWSAEGIHGGEPLIVEGVTEQVLGPVMLEKAGGPRPVRTLELRALAEAAAGRLVPAVHRFPLAEAAAAHRALEERGTTGKVVLEP; this is translated from the coding sequence ATGCGCGCCATCCGCCTCCACACCTTCGGCCCGGCCGAGAACCTCACCCTGGAAGAGACCGAGGATCCGGCACCGGCCCCCGGCCAGGTCCGCATCGCCGTCGCCGCGTCCGGCGTCCACCTCCTCGACACCGCGATCCGGGCGGGCCACCCGGGGCCCGGCCCCGCCCCGACGCTGCCGACCGTGCCCGGCCGCGAGGTCGCCGGGGTCGTCGACGCCCTCGGCGAGGGCACGGACGAGGCCTGGCTCGGCAAGCGGGTGGTCGCCCATCTGGGCTTCGTCCCCGGCGGCTACGCCGAACTCGCCGTCACGGACGCCGACCGCCTCCACGAGATCCCGGGCGGCCTCGACTTCGCGCAGGCCGTCGCCATGATCGGTACGGGCCGCACCACCATGGGCATCGTGCAGTTCGCCGAACCGGGCCCGGACGACGTGGTCGTGGTCCCGGCGGCGGCGGGCGGCATCGGCACCCTGCTGGTGCAGTACGCCAAGAACGCCGGCGCCACGGTCGTCGGCCTGGCGGGCGGCCCGGAGAAGACGGAACGGGTCGCCGCGAACGGCGCGGACCTCGCCGTCGACTACCGGGACCCGGCATGGCCGGAGAAGGTCGCCGCGTACCGGGGCGAGGTGACGGTCGTCTACGACGGTGTCGGCGGCGACATCGCCCGCACCGCGGTCGGACTGCTCGCGCCGGGCGGCAGCCACATCGTGTTCGGCTGGTCGGCCGAGGGCATCCACGGGGGTGAGCCGCTGATCGTCGAGGGCGTCACCGAACAGGTCCTCGGCCCGGTGATGCTGGAGAAGGCGGGCGGCCCCCGTCCCGTGCGCACCCTCGAACTGCGCGCCCTCGCCGAGGCGGCGGCGGGCCGGCTGGTCCCGGCGGTGCACCGCTTCCCGCTCGCCGAGGCGGCGGCCGCGCACCGGGCCCTGGAGGAACGCGGCACGACCGGCAAGGTGGTTCTGGAGCCGTGA
- a CDS encoding NAD(P)-binding protein: MHRITVIGGGFAGLTAAISAAEAGAKVTVYEAHHTLGGRARTDEGPYRTNEGPHALYNGGPHWAWLKRRDLIGPLAPLPPLEAARLRLRHHGVLRRTPPFALLKLLRRGARQAPVDTDFLSWATERAGEEAARAAAHYVAVALFHHDPGALSAAFVQERLRRATRLPPEAHYPRGGWASVIDRMAGRAWNLGVRIETVARVHTLPTDTPVVVATSLAAARRLLGDDSLTWPSGRTALIDLAVRTRRGDVFAVSDLDAPGWLERFTAQDRTLAPAGEQLIQGQIPIAPHESRADGVARAEQLLDLGFAGWRERVTWRRESVADGRTGAVDLPGTTWRDRPAVDRGDGVYLAGDQVAAPGVLSEVSFTSALTAVSLALGQHGRNPLDLKHA; the protein is encoded by the coding sequence ATGCACCGCATCACCGTCATCGGCGGCGGCTTCGCCGGCCTCACCGCGGCCATCAGCGCCGCCGAGGCGGGCGCCAAGGTCACCGTGTACGAGGCCCACCACACCCTCGGTGGGCGGGCCCGGACCGACGAGGGCCCGTACCGCACGAACGAGGGCCCGCACGCCCTCTACAACGGCGGCCCGCACTGGGCCTGGCTGAAGCGGCGGGACCTCATCGGCCCGCTCGCGCCGCTCCCGCCCCTGGAGGCCGCCCGGCTGCGCCTGCGCCATCACGGCGTCCTGCGCCGCACCCCGCCGTTCGCTCTGCTCAAGCTGCTGCGCCGCGGCGCCCGGCAGGCGCCCGTCGACACCGACTTCCTCAGCTGGGCCACCGAGCGGGCCGGCGAGGAGGCCGCACGGGCCGCCGCGCACTACGTCGCCGTCGCCCTGTTCCACCACGATCCGGGCGCCCTGTCCGCCGCGTTCGTACAGGAGCGGCTGCGCCGCGCCACCAGGCTGCCGCCCGAGGCGCACTACCCGCGCGGCGGCTGGGCGAGCGTGATCGACCGTATGGCCGGCCGCGCCTGGAACCTGGGCGTCCGGATCGAGACCGTGGCCCGCGTCCACACCCTGCCCACCGACACCCCGGTCGTCGTCGCCACCTCCCTCGCCGCCGCCCGCCGGCTGCTCGGCGACGACTCACTGACCTGGCCGAGCGGCCGTACCGCCCTCATCGACCTCGCGGTCCGCACCCGGCGCGGCGACGTCTTCGCGGTGTCCGACCTGGACGCCCCCGGCTGGCTCGAACGCTTCACCGCCCAGGACCGCACGCTCGCCCCGGCCGGCGAGCAGCTGATCCAGGGACAGATCCCCATCGCCCCGCACGAGTCCCGGGCCGACGGCGTCGCCCGCGCCGAGCAGCTCCTCGACCTCGGCTTCGCCGGCTGGCGCGAGCGCGTCACCTGGCGGCGCGAGTCGGTGGCCGACGGCCGTACCGGAGCCGTGGACCTGCCCGGCACCACCTGGCGGGACCGGCCCGCCGTGGACCGCGGCGACGGTGTGTACCTGGCGGGGGACCAGGTCGCGGCGCCGGGCGTGCTGTCGGAGGTGTCCTTCACCAGCGCGCTGACGGCGGTGTCGCTGGCGCTGGGGCAGCACGGCCGCAACCCGCTTGACCTCAAGCATGCTTGA
- a CDS encoding pentapeptide repeat-containing protein: protein MARTGNGGTGGNGANGGPAGGARLRPARRPELRLPALEPYDGAELEPDGDYDGLEFRDVDVAGQDGGGARFMDCALTGCGLDGTRLHRARFLDTRLTAPRGVGTDLAESTLRDVEVVDARLGGVQLHGAVLERVVVRGGKIDYLNLRRARLKDVVFEGCVLVEPDFGGAELTRVEFVDCALRGADLTAATLRDVDLRGAAPLEIARGVDRLSGAVISTGQLLDLAPVLAAEAGIRVEG from the coding sequence ATGGCGAGGACGGGAAACGGTGGGACGGGTGGGAACGGTGCGAACGGCGGGCCGGCAGGTGGTGCCCGGCTGCGCCCGGCGCGGCGCCCGGAGTTGCGGCTGCCGGCGCTGGAGCCGTACGACGGGGCCGAGTTGGAGCCGGACGGGGACTACGACGGGCTGGAGTTCCGGGACGTGGACGTCGCCGGGCAGGACGGCGGCGGCGCCCGCTTCATGGACTGCGCGCTGACCGGCTGCGGACTGGACGGCACGCGGCTGCACCGTGCCCGCTTCCTGGACACGCGGCTGACCGCGCCGCGCGGGGTCGGCACCGACCTCGCCGAGTCCACCCTGCGCGACGTGGAGGTGGTCGACGCCCGCCTGGGCGGTGTCCAGCTGCACGGCGCCGTCCTGGAACGGGTCGTCGTGCGCGGCGGCAAGATCGACTATCTGAATCTGCGCCGGGCCCGGCTGAAGGATGTCGTCTTCGAGGGCTGCGTCCTGGTCGAGCCGGACTTCGGGGGCGCGGAGCTGACCCGGGTCGAGTTCGTCGACTGCGCGCTCAGAGGCGCCGACCTCACCGCGGCGACCCTCCGGGACGTGGATCTGCGCGGGGCGGCCCCGCTGGAGATCGCGCGGGGTGTCGACCGGCTGTCGGGAGCGGTGATCAGCACGGGGCAACTGCTCGATCTGGCGCCGGTGCTGGCGGCGGAGGCGGGCATCCGCGTCGAGGGCTGA
- a CDS encoding M1 family metallopeptidase, with amino-acid sequence MSRFAPVVPTVLALVLAASACGPGGVQGTPGGSGVRDPYFPKSGNGGYDVTHYDLTLDYTPASRRLTGRAVISARATQDLSAFNLDLLGLDVTKVGVDGAAASWNRAGQELTVRPRDGLDKGRTFRVAVDYSGTPRTITDPDGSEEGWLPTSDGALALGQPVGSMAWFPGNHHPSDKATYEITVTVPENLRAVSNGEPAGETTSGGRRTAIWRSTAPMASYLATVAVGRFGITRTTGDDGLPLYTAVDPAERAGSRASLARIPDVLAWAEDRFGPYPFSSGGAIVDRANGIGYALETQNRPVFPGAPDLLLVVHELAHQWYGDSVTPMSWRDMWLNEGFATYAEWLWQEDHGGDTAQEIFDALYAGDYYEVPAENEAIWAFPPANPPDAASISDAPVYSRGAMVLHKIRETVGDQAFDRIVRGWAAAHRHGNADTGEFVTYVEEKAPGKDFTTIWDEWLYGKGRPSRP; translated from the coding sequence GTGTCCCGTTTCGCACCTGTTGTCCCGACCGTCCTCGCTCTCGTCCTGGCCGCCTCCGCGTGCGGCCCCGGCGGTGTCCAGGGCACCCCGGGCGGCTCCGGCGTCCGCGACCCGTACTTCCCGAAGTCCGGCAACGGCGGCTACGACGTCACCCACTACGACCTGACCCTGGACTACACCCCCGCCTCCCGTCGGCTGACCGGCCGTGCCGTGATCAGCGCCCGCGCCACCCAGGACCTGTCCGCCTTCAACCTCGACCTCCTGGGCCTGGACGTGACGAAGGTCGGCGTCGACGGTGCCGCGGCCTCCTGGAACCGCGCAGGACAGGAACTGACCGTCCGGCCCCGCGACGGTCTCGACAAGGGCCGCACCTTCCGCGTGGCGGTCGACTACTCCGGCACCCCCCGGACGATCACCGACCCGGACGGCTCGGAGGAGGGCTGGCTGCCCACCTCGGACGGCGCGCTGGCGCTCGGCCAGCCGGTCGGGTCCATGGCCTGGTTCCCCGGCAACCACCACCCCTCCGACAAGGCGACGTACGAGATCACCGTGACCGTCCCGGAGAACCTGCGGGCCGTCTCCAACGGGGAACCGGCCGGCGAGACGACGTCCGGCGGCCGCCGGACGGCCATCTGGCGCTCCACCGCCCCCATGGCGAGCTACCTCGCCACCGTCGCCGTCGGCCGCTTCGGCATCACCCGTACGACCGGTGACGACGGCCTGCCCCTCTACACCGCGGTCGATCCGGCCGAGCGGGCGGGGAGCCGTGCCTCCCTGGCGCGGATCCCGGACGTCCTCGCCTGGGCGGAGGACAGGTTCGGCCCGTACCCCTTCTCCTCCGGCGGCGCGATCGTCGACCGGGCCAACGGCATCGGCTACGCGCTGGAGACCCAGAACCGCCCGGTCTTCCCGGGCGCCCCCGATCTCCTGCTCGTCGTCCACGAACTCGCCCACCAGTGGTACGGCGACTCCGTCACCCCGATGAGCTGGCGGGACATGTGGCTCAACGAGGGCTTCGCCACCTACGCGGAGTGGCTCTGGCAGGAGGACCACGGCGGGGACACGGCCCAGGAGATCTTCGACGCCCTCTACGCCGGCGACTACTACGAGGTCCCGGCCGAGAACGAGGCGATCTGGGCCTTCCCGCCCGCGAATCCGCCGGACGCCGCGAGCATCTCCGACGCACCCGTCTACAGCCGGGGCGCCATGGTCCTGCACAAGATCCGCGAAACCGTCGGCGACCAGGCCTTCGACCGGATCGTCCGCGGCTGGGCGGCGGCCCACCGCCACGGCAACGCGGACACCGGGGAATTCGTGACCTACGTGGAGGAGAAGGCGCCCGGCAAGGACTTCACCACGATCTGGGACGAGTGGCTGTACGGCAAGGGAAGGCCGAGCCGCCCCTGA
- a CDS encoding GNAT family N-acetyltransferase, with protein sequence MIIDLLRLAPGGGIPAPLLTELTALYAADRDFQALSGDFPDPDDIRPEQVAAALTGELVDPDVEVLLARDSGRLVAAAITLARHPDPADPDPWIGLLLVDPAVQRQGHGRRLASHVEERFRAAGRIAVRLAVLENNPKGLAFWTALGYEVIAHRGDRRLGRPCAVLRKVLPTPRPASGALAP encoded by the coding sequence GTGATCATCGACCTGCTGCGCCTCGCCCCCGGCGGGGGCATTCCGGCTCCCTTACTGACCGAGCTCACCGCGCTGTACGCGGCCGACCGCGACTTCCAGGCGCTCAGCGGCGACTTCCCCGACCCGGACGACATCCGTCCGGAGCAGGTGGCGGCGGCGTTGACGGGGGAGCTGGTCGACCCGGACGTCGAGGTGCTGCTCGCGCGCGACTCGGGGCGGCTGGTCGCCGCCGCGATCACCCTCGCCCGCCACCCCGACCCGGCGGACCCGGACCCCTGGATCGGGCTGCTGCTGGTGGACCCCGCCGTACAGCGGCAGGGGCACGGCCGCCGGCTCGCCTCCCATGTCGAGGAGCGCTTCCGCGCCGCCGGCCGCATCGCCGTACGCCTCGCCGTGCTGGAGAACAACCCCAAGGGCCTGGCCTTCTGGACGGCGCTGGGCTACGAGGTCATCGCACACCGCGGCGACCGCCGGCTGGGCCGCCCGTGCGCGGTGCTGCGCAAGGTGCTGCCCACTCCGCGCCCGGCCTCGGGGGCCCTGGCGCCGTGA
- a CDS encoding TerD family protein translates to MAVSLSKGGNVSLTKEAPGLTAVTVGLGWDVRTTTGTDFDLDASAIAVNPQGKVYSDQHFVFFNNKQTPDQTIVHTGDNLTGEGAGDDEQINVNLAGLPADIDKIVFPVSIYDAESRSQNFGQVRNAYIRIVNQAGGTEIARYDLSEDAATETAMVFGELYRNGAEWKFRAVGQGYASGLVGIAQDFGVNV, encoded by the coding sequence ATGGCTGTAAGCCTGTCCAAGGGTGGCAACGTCTCGCTCACCAAGGAGGCACCGGGCCTGACCGCCGTCACCGTGGGCCTCGGCTGGGACGTCCGGACCACCACCGGCACCGACTTCGACCTCGACGCGTCCGCGATCGCGGTCAACCCCCAGGGCAAGGTCTACTCCGACCAGCACTTCGTCTTCTTCAACAACAAGCAGACGCCGGACCAGACGATCGTCCACACCGGTGACAACCTCACCGGCGAGGGCGCGGGCGACGACGAGCAGATCAACGTCAACCTGGCCGGCCTCCCGGCCGACATCGACAAGATCGTCTTCCCGGTCTCCATCTACGACGCCGAGTCCCGCTCGCAGAACTTCGGCCAGGTCCGCAACGCCTACATCCGTATCGTCAACCAGGCCGGCGGCACCGAGATCGCCCGCTACGACCTCTCCGAGGACGCCGCCACCGAGACGGCCATGGTCTTCGGCGAGCTCTACCGCAACGGCGCCGAGTGGAAGTTCCGCGCCGTCGGCCAGGGCTACGCCTCGGGCCTGGTGGGCATCGCCCAGGACTTCGGCGTCAACGTCTGA
- the arfB gene encoding alternative ribosome rescue aminoacyl-tRNA hydrolase ArfB, producing MSGPHVIRGSVSLPEAELQWRFSRSSGPGGQHVNTSDSQVELRFDLAATEALPEVWKRRALERLAGRLVDGVVTVRSSEHRSQWRNREAAAVRLAALLAEATAPPPKPRRPTRIPRGINERRLREKKQRSQTKRGRSGRDWG from the coding sequence ATGTCCGGTCCCCACGTCATCCGCGGCTCCGTCTCCCTGCCCGAGGCCGAGCTCCAGTGGCGTTTCTCGCGTTCCTCGGGACCGGGCGGCCAGCACGTCAACACCAGCGACTCGCAGGTGGAGCTGCGGTTCGATCTGGCCGCGACCGAGGCGCTGCCCGAGGTGTGGAAGCGGCGGGCGCTGGAGCGGCTGGCCGGCCGGCTGGTCGACGGGGTCGTCACCGTGCGCTCCTCCGAGCACCGGTCCCAGTGGCGCAACCGCGAGGCCGCGGCCGTGCGGCTGGCCGCCCTGCTCGCCGAGGCCACCGCGCCCCCGCCCAAGCCGCGCCGTCCCACGCGGATCCCGCGCGGGATCAACGAGCGGCGGCTGCGGGAGAAGAAGCAGCGGTCGCAGACCAAGCGCGGACGGTCCGGTCGGGACTGGGGCTGA
- a CDS encoding GNAT family N-acetyltransferase has protein sequence MTTEQRPNGERTAPRLAEITTANFEAALAVRVRPDQEHAVEPVVQSLAEAYLHPGVAWPRLIVDGDRPVGFLMAFFDIDWFGDGSVRRSGLWRLNIDAGEQGRGYGRFAVEAVAAEIRRRGGDRLHVTWHPGPTGPGAFYLGLGFRRTGETSGDQPVGVLELGARAGAGVGVGVG, from the coding sequence GTGACGACCGAGCAGAGACCGAACGGCGAGCGGACCGCGCCCCGCCTGGCAGAGATCACGACCGCGAACTTCGAGGCGGCCCTCGCCGTCCGGGTACGCCCCGACCAGGAGCACGCCGTCGAACCGGTCGTGCAGTCCCTCGCGGAGGCCTACCTCCACCCGGGCGTCGCCTGGCCCCGCCTCATCGTCGACGGCGACCGCCCCGTCGGTTTCCTGATGGCCTTCTTCGACATCGACTGGTTCGGCGACGGAAGCGTCCGCCGCTCGGGGCTGTGGCGTCTGAACATCGACGCCGGGGAGCAGGGCCGCGGCTACGGCCGGTTCGCGGTCGAGGCGGTCGCCGCCGAGATCCGCCGCCGGGGCGGCGACCGTCTCCATGTCACCTGGCACCCCGGCCCGACCGGGCCCGGCGCCTTCTACCTCGGTCTCGGCTTCCGGCGGACCGGCGAGACCAGCGGGGACCAGCCGGTGGGCGTGCTGGAGCTGGGCGCCCGCGCCGGTGCCGGCGTCGGCGTCGGCGTCGGCTGA